In a single window of the Acetivibrio clariflavus DSM 19732 genome:
- a CDS encoding DNA polymerase III subunit alpha produces MGNFVHLHVHTEYSLLDGANRIKDLIKRTKELGMDSIAITDHGVMYGVVEFYKEAVSSGIKPILGCEVYTAKRTRHDKQGAVDSDPGHLVLLAKNNQGYKNLMKIVSIGFTEGFYYRPRIDFEVLERYSEGLIALSACLSGDVPKALLNNDFEKAKEIAQKYSGIFGKDNFYLEIQSNGIEEQRYVNSQLIKLSKETGIPLVATNDAHYLRKEDARAHEILLCIQTGKSINDEDRMKFPTEDFYVKSPEEMEEFFKNIPEAISNTVKIAEMCNVELEFGKLHLPKFGVPDDKDAYEYLKELCYDGLKRHYGENIEDKIDRLEYELSVIKQMGYVDYFLIVSDFIRYAKDRGIPVGPGRGSAAGSLVAYCLGITNIDPLKYNLLFERFLNPERITMPDIDIDFCYERRQEVIDYVVRKYGEDKVSQIITFGTMAARGAIRDVGRALDIPYNEVDVIAKMIPMQIGMSIDKALEINPELRARYEQDSKVKELIDTARLFEGMPRHASTHAAGVVISKEPITNYVPLNRNDECITTQFPMGQLEEIGLLKMDFLGLRTLTVIKDAVDLIYENHNVKIDIDRIDMNDSKVFKLIGEGKTAGVFQLESAGMTQFMKELMPTSLEDVIAGISLYRPGPMDQIPRYLKNKNNPSEVKYDHPLLENILNVTYGCMVYQEQVMQIVRDLGGYSMGRSDLVRRAMAKKKASVMEQERKNFIYGIDDEKGNIIVKGCIRNGVDEAVANKIFDEMMDFASYAFNKSHAAAYAVVAYQTAWLKCYYPLEFMAALLNSFLGSSDRISQYVYECKTLNIEVLPPDINESQMKFTVVNGKIRFGLAAVKNVGENAVKSIIEERKARGPFKNFRDFCDRIDTREVNKRCVESLIKCGAFDSMGVYRSKLIAVFEKMLDGIAQTKKRNMEGQMSLFEMSIAGNEKSIYGESALYEDNDIYPDIKEYPNKMLLSMEKEMLGLYISGHPLSEFDEEIKRTVTLYSSDLNIYSNQSEEPYLMDNYKNISDGMNVVVGGIITSKKTKTTKNNNLMAFLTLEDLYGIMEVIVFPTVLEKYAKFIIEENIVLIKGRISIKEEEQPKIICEEVSPLKKMHIRKVYLRLNPNVEEDKKESLLALLKYFNGDTPVCVCNNGDKKGITLEKEYWVTLNDCVMTELIQRLGEENVKVV; encoded by the coding sequence AATTTTGTGCATCTGCATGTCCATACGGAATATAGTTTGCTTGATGGAGCAAACCGGATAAAAGACCTGATTAAGAGAACGAAAGAATTGGGTATGGACAGTATTGCCATTACTGACCATGGAGTAATGTATGGAGTAGTTGAATTCTATAAAGAGGCAGTAAGTAGCGGAATAAAGCCGATTTTGGGCTGTGAGGTATATACTGCGAAAAGAACCCGACACGACAAACAGGGGGCTGTCGATTCGGATCCCGGGCATTTGGTGCTTTTGGCAAAAAATAATCAGGGATACAAAAACTTGATGAAAATTGTATCCATAGGTTTTACCGAGGGGTTCTACTATAGACCGAGAATTGATTTTGAAGTTCTTGAACGCTATAGTGAGGGATTGATTGCCTTAAGTGCATGCCTTTCCGGTGATGTGCCTAAAGCTCTTCTAAATAATGATTTTGAAAAGGCAAAAGAAATTGCGCAAAAATATAGCGGAATTTTCGGCAAAGACAATTTCTATCTTGAAATACAGAGCAACGGAATAGAGGAACAAAGGTATGTAAACAGCCAGCTTATTAAACTTTCAAAGGAAACAGGAATTCCTCTGGTTGCTACAAATGATGCCCATTATTTGAGAAAAGAGGATGCAAGAGCACATGAGATTCTGCTATGCATTCAGACAGGAAAGAGTATAAATGATGAAGACCGAATGAAGTTCCCGACGGAAGATTTCTATGTGAAATCCCCTGAAGAGATGGAAGAATTTTTTAAAAATATACCGGAAGCTATCTCAAATACGGTAAAGATAGCTGAGATGTGTAATGTGGAGTTGGAATTCGGCAAGCTTCATTTGCCTAAATTCGGCGTTCCGGATGACAAAGATGCCTATGAATACTTGAAGGAATTGTGCTATGACGGATTGAAGCGCCATTATGGAGAGAATATTGAGGATAAGATTGATAGATTGGAATATGAGTTGTCTGTTATAAAACAGATGGGATATGTGGATTATTTCCTTATTGTTTCGGATTTTATCAGATATGCCAAGGATAGGGGTATACCTGTCGGACCTGGCAGAGGTTCGGCTGCCGGAAGTTTGGTTGCCTACTGTTTAGGTATAACCAATATTGATCCGCTGAAATACAATTTGCTTTTTGAGCGTTTTCTGAATCCGGAGAGAATAACCATGCCGGACATAGATATAGACTTTTGTTATGAGAGAAGACAAGAGGTAATTGACTATGTTGTCAGAAAGTATGGAGAGGACAAGGTATCGCAGATAATAACTTTCGGTACCATGGCAGCGAGAGGTGCCATCCGTGATGTGGGAAGGGCATTGGACATACCCTATAATGAAGTGGATGTTATAGCAAAAATGATACCGATGCAGATAGGAATGAGCATAGACAAGGCATTGGAGATTAATCCCGAACTTAGGGCAAGATATGAGCAGGACAGTAAAGTCAAAGAGCTTATCGATACAGCAAGACTTTTTGAAGGAATGCCGAGGCATGCTTCCACCCATGCTGCCGGTGTGGTTATATCAAAAGAACCTATAACCAATTATGTACCTCTTAATAGGAATGATGAGTGCATTACCACCCAATTTCCTATGGGACAATTGGAAGAAATCGGCCTTTTGAAAATGGACTTTTTGGGGCTGAGAACCCTTACAGTAATTAAAGATGCTGTAGATTTGATATATGAGAATCATAACGTAAAGATAGATATTGACAGAATCGATATGAACGATTCTAAAGTATTTAAGTTGATTGGCGAGGGTAAAACAGCCGGAGTCTTTCAGCTTGAAAGTGCAGGCATGACTCAGTTTATGAAAGAACTGATGCCTACATCCCTTGAAGATGTTATTGCGGGAATTTCCTTATACCGTCCCGGACCAATGGATCAGATTCCCAGGTATTTAAAGAATAAGAATAACCCTTCTGAGGTAAAGTATGACCATCCTCTTCTGGAAAATATCCTGAATGTGACTTATGGCTGTATGGTGTATCAGGAACAGGTTATGCAAATTGTAAGGGACCTTGGAGGATATTCCATGGGAAGGTCCGATTTGGTACGCCGTGCAATGGCAAAAAAGAAAGCAAGTGTAATGGAACAGGAAAGGAAAAATTTTATATATGGTATAGATGACGAGAAGGGAAATATTATAGTAAAGGGATGTATAAGGAATGGTGTGGATGAAGCAGTTGCAAACAAAATTTTTGATGAAATGATGGATTTTGCAAGTTATGCTTTTAATAAATCCCATGCAGCTGCCTATGCCGTAGTGGCATATCAGACAGCATGGCTTAAATGCTATTATCCGCTGGAGTTTATGGCAGCATTGCTAAACAGTTTTTTGGGAAGCAGTGACAGAATATCGCAGTATGTCTATGAATGTAAAACTTTAAATATTGAAGTGCTTCCTCCGGATATAAACGAAAGTCAAATGAAATTTACCGTGGTTAATGGCAAAATACGGTTTGGACTGGCAGCTGTTAAAAATGTCGGGGAAAATGCAGTAAAATCCATTATTGAAGAGAGAAAGGCCAGAGGTCCGTTTAAAAATTTCAGGGATTTTTGCGACAGGATTGACACAAGAGAAGTGAATAAAAGGTGTGTGGAGAGCCTGATTAAGTGTGGTGCTTTTGATTCGATGGGAGTTTACAGATCAAAGCTTATTGCGGTTTTCGAGAAGATGCTTGATGGAATTGCCCAGACAAAAAAGAGGAACATGGAAGGACAAATGTCACTGTTTGAAATGTCCATAGCCGGAAATGAAAAGTCAATATATGGGGAATCGGCCCTTTATGAAGATAACGATATATATCCCGACATAAAGGAATATCCCAACAAGATGCTTTTATCAATGGAAAAAGAGATGTTGGGGCTTTATATTTCAGGACATCCTTTGAGCGAATTTGATGAAGAGATCAAAAGAACGGTGACTTTGTACAGTTCTGACTTAAATATATATTCAAATCAAAGTGAAGAACCCTATTTAATGGATAATTATAAAAATATATCCGATGGAATGAATGTTGTAGTTGGAGGAATAATTACATCAAAGAAAACTAAAACTACAAAAAACAATAATCTGATGGCATTTTTAACATTGGAAGATTTGTACGGAATAATGGAAGTTATTGTATTTCCTACTGTGCTGGAGAAATATGCAAAATTTATTATTGAAGAAAATATTGTCCTTATCAAAGGAAGGATAAGCATTAAAGAGGAAGAACAACCGAAGATAATATGTGAAGAGGTAAGTCCGCTAAAGAAAATGCATATTCGAAAGGTATATTTAAGACTGAATCCAAATGTGGAAGAAGACAAAAAGGAGTCATTACTGGCTTTGTTAAAATACTTCAATGGGGATACTCCGGTATGTGTTTGCAATAACGGTGATAAAAAGGGAATAACTTTGGAAAAAGAGTACTGGGTGACATTGAATGACTGTGTGATGACAGAATTGATACAGAGACTTGGTGAAGAAAATGTTAAAGTTGTCTAA